A single region of the Streptomyces sp. NBC_00236 genome encodes:
- a CDS encoding aspartate aminotransferase family protein: MSSLHHRHLAVSPDWLALYYRHPLEITHGEGRHVWDAEGNRYLDFFGGILTTMTAHALPEVTKAVSEQAGRIIHSSTLYLNRPMVELAERVATLSGIPDARVFFTTSGTEANDTALLLATTYRRSNQILAMRNSYHGRSFSAVSITGNNAWSPTSLSPLQTLYVHGGVRSRGPYAHLGDGEFIAACVADLEDLLGHTRSPAALIAEPIQGVGGFTSPPDGLYAAFREVLNRHGILWISDEVQTGWGRSGEHFWGWQAHGRNGPPDILTFAKGIGNGMSIGGVVARADVMNCLDANSISTFGGSPVTMAAGLANLSYLLEHDLQGNARRVGGLLIERLRAIGAASECVREVRGRGLMIGIELVKPGTDEANPEAAAAVLEAAREGGLLLGKGGGHDTSVLRIAPPLSLSIPEAEEGAGILAEALRSVG; the protein is encoded by the coding sequence GTGAGCAGCCTGCACCACCGCCACCTCGCCGTCAGCCCCGACTGGCTGGCGCTCTACTACCGGCACCCGCTGGAGATCACCCACGGCGAGGGACGCCACGTCTGGGACGCCGAAGGCAACCGCTACCTCGACTTCTTCGGTGGCATCCTCACCACGATGACCGCCCACGCGCTGCCCGAGGTCACCAAGGCGGTCAGCGAGCAGGCCGGGCGGATCATCCACTCCTCCACGCTCTATCTGAACCGGCCGATGGTCGAACTCGCCGAGCGCGTCGCCACACTCTCCGGCATCCCCGACGCCCGGGTCTTCTTCACGACCTCCGGCACCGAGGCCAACGACACGGCCCTGCTGCTCGCCACCACGTACCGCAGGTCGAACCAGATCCTGGCGATGCGCAACAGCTACCACGGCCGGTCCTTCTCCGCGGTCTCCATCACCGGCAACAACGCCTGGTCGCCGACGAGTCTGTCGCCGCTCCAGACCCTGTACGTGCACGGGGGAGTCCGCAGCCGCGGACCGTACGCGCACCTGGGGGACGGGGAGTTCATCGCGGCCTGCGTCGCGGATCTGGAGGACCTGCTCGGCCACACCCGGTCGCCCGCCGCACTGATCGCCGAACCCATCCAGGGCGTGGGCGGGTTCACCTCTCCGCCCGACGGACTGTACGCGGCATTCCGTGAAGTCCTGAACCGGCACGGCATCCTGTGGATCTCCGACGAGGTGCAGACGGGCTGGGGACGCTCAGGCGAACACTTCTGGGGCTGGCAGGCGCACGGGAGGAACGGCCCGCCGGACATCCTCACGTTCGCCAAGGGCATCGGCAACGGTATGTCGATCGGCGGGGTCGTCGCCCGCGCTGACGTCATGAACTGCCTGGACGCCAACTCGATTTCGACGTTCGGCGGCTCCCCGGTCACGATGGCCGCCGGCCTCGCCAACCTCTCGTACCTCCTCGAACACGACCTCCAGGGCAACGCCCGCCGCGTCGGAGGCCTGCTGATCGAGCGCCTGCGGGCGATCGGCGCGGCCTCGGAGTGCGTACGGGAGGTGCGCGGGCGCGGCCTGATGATCGGCATCGAGCTGGTGAAGCCGGGCACGGACGAGGCGAACCCGGAGGCGGCCGCCGCCGTGCTCGAAGCGGCGCGGGAGGGCGGCCTCCTCCTCGGCAAGGGCGGTGGCCACGACACCAGCGTGCTGCGCATCGCGCCGCCGCTCTCGCTCTCCATCCCGGAGGCGGAGGAGGGCGCGGGGATTCTGGCCGAGGCCCTGCGCTCGGTCGGCTGA
- the hydA gene encoding dihydropyrimidinase, which produces MSRTVIHGGLVVTASDEIHADVLVEGGRIAALAAHGTEAAAGWTADRTIDATGKYVIPGGVDAHTHMEMPFGGTYAADTFETGTRAAAWGGTTTIVDFAIQSVGRSLREGLDAWYAKADGNCAIDYAFHMILADVNESSLKEMDLLVAEGVTSFKLFMAYPGVFYSDDGQILRAMQRAESNGGLIMMHAENGIAIDVLVEQALAAGRTDPRYHGDVRKVALEAEATHRAIQLARVAGSPLYIVHVSADEALAEIAAARHKGLPVFGETCPQYLFLSTDNLAEPDFEGAKYVCSTPLRPKEHQDALWRGLRNNELQVVSTDHCPFCFSGQKEMGRGDFSKIPNGMPGVENRMDLLHQAVVDGHISRRRWIEIACASPARMFGLYPKKGTIAPGADADIVIYDPAARQTISAETHHMNVDYSAYEGRQLTGQVETVLSRGEVVIDRRTYTGRAGHGMYTPRATCQYLN; this is translated from the coding sequence ATGAGCCGCACCGTCATCCACGGCGGCCTCGTCGTCACCGCGTCCGACGAGATCCACGCCGACGTACTCGTCGAGGGCGGCCGCATCGCGGCACTCGCCGCACACGGCACCGAAGCCGCAGCAGGCTGGACCGCCGACCGGACCATCGACGCCACCGGGAAGTACGTCATCCCGGGCGGTGTCGACGCGCACACCCACATGGAGATGCCGTTCGGCGGCACCTATGCGGCGGACACCTTCGAGACAGGCACCCGCGCCGCGGCCTGGGGCGGGACCACCACGATCGTCGACTTCGCCATCCAGTCCGTGGGGCGCTCCCTGCGCGAAGGACTCGACGCCTGGTACGCCAAGGCGGACGGCAACTGCGCCATCGACTACGCGTTCCACATGATCCTCGCCGACGTGAACGAGTCGTCGCTCAAGGAAATGGACCTGCTGGTCGCGGAGGGCGTGACCTCGTTCAAGCTCTTCATGGCCTACCCCGGCGTCTTCTACAGCGACGACGGGCAGATCCTCCGCGCCATGCAACGGGCCGAGTCCAACGGCGGCCTGATCATGATGCACGCGGAGAACGGCATCGCCATCGACGTCCTCGTCGAGCAGGCCCTCGCCGCCGGCCGCACCGACCCCCGCTACCACGGGGACGTACGCAAGGTGGCCCTCGAGGCCGAGGCCACGCACCGCGCGATCCAGCTCGCCCGGGTCGCCGGCTCGCCGCTGTACATCGTGCACGTCTCCGCGGACGAGGCCCTCGCCGAGATCGCCGCAGCGCGCCACAAGGGACTGCCCGTCTTCGGCGAGACATGCCCGCAGTACCTCTTCCTCTCCACCGACAACCTCGCCGAGCCGGACTTCGAGGGTGCCAAGTACGTCTGCTCCACGCCTCTTCGGCCCAAGGAGCATCAGGACGCGCTGTGGCGGGGGCTGCGCAACAACGAGCTCCAGGTCGTCTCCACCGACCACTGCCCGTTCTGCTTCTCCGGCCAGAAGGAGATGGGCCGCGGCGACTTCTCGAAGATCCCCAACGGGATGCCGGGCGTCGAGAACCGGATGGACCTCCTGCACCAGGCGGTCGTCGACGGCCACATCTCGCGCCGCCGCTGGATCGAGATCGCCTGCGCCTCCCCGGCCCGGATGTTCGGCCTCTACCCGAAGAAGGGCACCATCGCGCCCGGGGCCGACGCCGACATCGTCATCTACGACCCGGCTGCCCGGCAGACCATTTCGGCCGAGACCCATCACATGAACGTCGACTACTCGGCGTACGAGGGAAGGCAACTGACCGGGCAGGTGGAGACGGTGCTCTCGCGCGGCGAGGTCGTCATCGACCGCCGCACGTACACCGGCCGCGCCGGCCATGGCATGTACACCCCCCGCGCCACCTGTCAGTACCTCAACTAG
- a CDS encoding TIGR03842 family LLM class F420-dependent oxidoreductase translates to MDFGLVLQTDPPASAVVGLMRRAERNGFRYGWTFDSAVLWQEPFVIYSRILEHTESLVVGPMVTNPGTRTWEVTASTFATLNDMYGNRTVCGIGRGDSAMRVAGRSPNTLARLGEAIDVIRDLAEGREALVDGQPVRIPWVKDGQLPVWMGAYGPKALALAGQKADGFILQLADPFLTEWMIKAVRDAAAEAGRDPDSVTICIAAPAYVGDDLDHAREQCRWFGGMVGNHVADLVSRYGEHSGLVPEALTAYIAGRSGYDYSHHGRAGNPDTTFVPDEIVDRFCLLGPPEAHIEKLKALRDLGVDQFAVYNMHDAREATIDAYGSEIIPALNG, encoded by the coding sequence ATGGACTTCGGACTCGTCCTGCAGACAGACCCGCCCGCCTCGGCCGTCGTCGGGCTGATGCGACGCGCCGAGCGCAACGGCTTCCGCTACGGCTGGACCTTCGACTCGGCGGTGCTCTGGCAGGAGCCCTTCGTCATCTACAGCCGCATCCTCGAACACACCGAAAGCCTCGTCGTCGGCCCCATGGTCACGAACCCCGGCACCCGCACGTGGGAGGTGACGGCCTCCACCTTCGCCACCCTCAACGACATGTACGGCAACCGCACGGTCTGCGGCATCGGACGCGGCGACTCCGCGATGCGCGTCGCCGGACGCAGCCCCAACACCCTGGCCCGGCTCGGCGAGGCCATCGACGTCATCCGCGACCTCGCCGAGGGACGCGAGGCGCTCGTCGACGGACAGCCGGTCCGGATCCCCTGGGTCAAGGACGGCCAGCTGCCCGTCTGGATGGGTGCGTACGGTCCCAAGGCCCTCGCGCTCGCCGGTCAGAAGGCCGACGGCTTCATCCTCCAGCTCGCCGACCCCTTCCTCACCGAATGGATGATCAAGGCCGTACGGGATGCTGCCGCCGAGGCCGGCCGCGACCCGGACTCCGTCACCATCTGCATCGCCGCGCCCGCCTACGTGGGCGACGACCTCGACCATGCCCGCGAGCAGTGCCGCTGGTTCGGCGGCATGGTCGGCAACCACGTAGCCGACCTGGTCTCCCGCTACGGCGAGCACTCCGGCCTCGTCCCCGAGGCGCTGACCGCGTACATCGCCGGACGCTCGGGCTACGACTACAGCCACCACGGCCGCGCCGGGAATCCCGACACCACCTTCGTCCCGGACGAGATCGTCGACCGCTTCTGCCTTCTCGGCCCGCCCGAGGCGCACATCGAGAAGCTCAAGGCCCTGCGTGACCTGGGCGTCGACCAGTTCGCCGTCTACAACATGCACGACGCCCGCGAGGCGACCATCGACGCCTACGGCTCCGAGATCATCCCGGCGCTCAACGGCTGA
- a CDS encoding NCS1 family nucleobase:cation symporter-1, with translation MTPTAPPPPPQDRIPTAPDRVELPAGAAPDDSRFVNADLLPVPLERRNWTTYNFAALWVGMAHNIPSWLLASGLVALGMDWKQAVFTIALANLIVLGPMLLTGHAGPKYGIPFPVLARASFGLRGANLPALIRAAVACAWFGIQTWIGGVGIFTLLGKIFGGWAQADEIGGQPWTLWLCFALFWALELAIIYRGMDTLRRFENWAAPFVIIGALVLLVWVAVKAGGLGPLLDQPSKLGWGKEFWPVFFPSLMGMIAFWATLSLNIPDFTRFGAGQRAQIRGQSLGLPTTMTLFALLSVLVTSGSQAVYGEAIWDPVQLVARTDNVFGLLYALVTVLVATISVNIAANVVSPAYDLANLAPKLINFRTGALITGVVGVVIMPWKLTETPELYIFTWLGLVGGLLGTVAGILIADYWIVRRTVLDLADLYLPGGRYWYTNGWNWRAVAAFAVGGVLAIGGSHSEPGKGPFPADGLIPFLKPLADYGWAVGLASSLVLYVVLTGRESVTPGSSTAPATR, from the coding sequence ATGACACCGACCGCCCCACCACCACCGCCTCAGGACCGGATACCCACGGCCCCGGACCGTGTGGAGCTCCCTGCCGGTGCCGCTCCGGACGACAGCCGGTTCGTCAATGCGGACCTGCTGCCCGTCCCGTTGGAGCGGCGCAACTGGACCACGTACAACTTCGCGGCCCTCTGGGTCGGCATGGCCCACAACATTCCGTCCTGGCTCCTCGCCTCCGGTCTCGTCGCCCTCGGCATGGACTGGAAACAGGCGGTCTTCACCATCGCGCTGGCCAACCTGATCGTGTTGGGGCCCATGCTGCTCACCGGGCACGCGGGCCCCAAGTACGGCATCCCCTTTCCGGTGCTCGCCCGCGCCTCGTTCGGCCTGCGGGGCGCCAATCTGCCCGCCCTGATCCGGGCCGCGGTGGCGTGCGCGTGGTTCGGCATCCAGACCTGGATCGGCGGAGTCGGCATCTTCACTCTGCTCGGGAAGATCTTCGGCGGCTGGGCGCAGGCGGACGAGATCGGCGGGCAGCCGTGGACGCTCTGGCTCTGCTTCGCCCTGTTCTGGGCCCTTGAACTGGCCATCATCTACCGGGGAATGGACACCCTTCGCCGGTTCGAGAACTGGGCGGCGCCGTTCGTCATCATCGGCGCGCTGGTGCTGCTGGTCTGGGTCGCCGTCAAGGCGGGTGGCCTCGGCCCGTTGCTCGACCAACCCTCCAAGCTCGGCTGGGGCAAGGAGTTCTGGCCGGTCTTCTTCCCCTCACTGATGGGCATGATCGCCTTCTGGGCGACGCTCTCCCTGAACATCCCCGACTTCACCCGCTTCGGTGCCGGCCAACGTGCCCAGATCCGCGGCCAGTCGCTCGGTCTCCCTACCACGATGACGCTCTTCGCGCTGCTCTCCGTCCTGGTGACCTCCGGCTCGCAGGCCGTGTACGGCGAGGCGATCTGGGACCCGGTGCAACTGGTCGCCCGCACGGACAACGTCTTCGGGCTCCTCTACGCCCTCGTGACGGTGCTGGTCGCGACGATCTCCGTGAACATCGCGGCGAACGTCGTCTCACCGGCGTACGACCTGGCGAACCTTGCGCCGAAACTGATCAACTTCCGTACGGGTGCACTGATCACCGGCGTCGTCGGTGTCGTGATCATGCCGTGGAAGCTCACCGAGACGCCCGAGCTGTACATCTTCACCTGGCTCGGACTCGTCGGCGGGCTGCTCGGCACGGTGGCGGGCATCCTGATCGCCGACTACTGGATCGTCCGGCGCACCGTGCTCGACCTCGCCGACCTCTACCTGCCCGGCGGCCGCTACTGGTACACGAACGGCTGGAACTGGCGGGCCGTCGCCGCCTTCGCCGTCGGCGGGGTCCTGGCGATCGGCGGTTCGCACTCGGAGCCCGGGAAGGGGCCGTTCCCGGCGGACGGTCTGATCCCGTTCCTGAAGCCCCTCGCCGACTACGGCTGGGCGGTCGGGCTCGCCTCCTCATTGGTGCTGTACGTGGTGCTCACCGGCCGGGAGAGCGTCACACCGGGCTCGTCGACCGCCCCAGCAACGCGCTGA
- a CDS encoding amidase, with protein MSSVESTGTDIEAPDGLAGSARALAEGRTTSTRLVTEALARIEASQGTLNAFRHLRASAALAEAAEADRRLDAGERLPLLGVPVAVKDDTDVAGLPTHFGCAGELPAATADSESVRRLRAAGAVIVGKTNSCELGQWPFTEGSAFGATRNPWNTEHTPGGSSGGSAAAVAAGLVPAALGSDGAGSVRIPAAWTHLVGIKPQRGRISVHPHSDAFQGLTVNGPLARTVADAALLLDAVAGAHPDDPHRPPPVQASAAARRDPGRLRVALAWRPPLTLTGAAPHPDVRRAVTELAEALARLGHHVEEARPRYGLIGLGFLPRATAGIAELAALHPEPALLDPRTRSALRTGTRLGGRVVRAARAREVRQHRRIGALFHAARGNAGSGCSGFDVLLTPTTALPPPRIGRFDGLSAWRTDVAMTEACPYAWPWNVLGWPGINVPAGFTPGGLPVGAQLLGPSRSEERLISLAAQLEADRRWYEHRPPAAS; from the coding sequence ATGTCCTCAGTGGAATCCACCGGAACGGACATCGAGGCCCCTGACGGGCTGGCCGGCAGTGCGCGAGCCCTCGCGGAAGGCCGTACCACCTCCACCCGGCTGGTCACCGAGGCCCTCGCCCGGATCGAGGCGAGCCAGGGCACCCTGAACGCCTTCCGGCACCTGCGTGCCAGCGCCGCACTCGCCGAGGCCGCCGAGGCCGACCGCCGGCTCGACGCGGGGGAGCGGCTGCCGTTGCTCGGGGTGCCCGTCGCGGTCAAGGACGACACCGACGTCGCCGGGCTGCCCACCCACTTCGGCTGCGCGGGGGAGCTGCCCGCCGCGACCGCCGACAGCGAGTCCGTACGCCGGCTGCGCGCGGCCGGGGCCGTGATCGTGGGGAAGACCAACTCCTGCGAACTGGGCCAGTGGCCGTTCACCGAGGGATCCGCCTTCGGCGCCACCCGTAATCCGTGGAACACCGAGCACACCCCGGGCGGCTCGTCCGGGGGTTCGGCGGCCGCCGTCGCCGCCGGACTGGTGCCGGCCGCGCTCGGCTCCGACGGGGCCGGGTCCGTCCGCATCCCCGCCGCCTGGACCCATCTCGTCGGCATCAAACCGCAGCGCGGCCGGATCTCCGTGCACCCCCACAGCGACGCCTTCCAGGGGCTCACCGTCAACGGCCCCCTGGCCAGGACCGTCGCCGACGCAGCCCTCCTGCTGGACGCCGTCGCGGGCGCCCACCCCGACGACCCGCACCGCCCGCCGCCCGTCCAGGCATCGGCCGCCGCCCGCCGCGATCCGGGCCGGCTGCGCGTCGCGCTCGCCTGGCGCCCCCCGCTCACCCTCACCGGCGCGGCGCCCCACCCGGACGTGCGCCGCGCGGTGACCGAACTCGCCGAGGCACTGGCCCGGCTCGGCCACCACGTCGAGGAGGCCCGGCCCCGCTACGGGCTCATCGGCCTCGGCTTCCTCCCCCGCGCCACCGCCGGCATCGCCGAACTCGCCGCCCTGCATCCCGAACCCGCGCTCCTGGACCCCCGCACCCGCAGCGCCCTGCGCACCGGCACCCGGCTCGGCGGCCGGGTGGTGCGGGCGGCACGTGCGCGGGAGGTGCGCCAACACCGGCGGATCGGCGCGCTGTTCCACGCCGCCCGCGGGAACGCCGGGTCCGGCTGCTCGGGTTTTGACGTGTTGCTCACCCCGACGACCGCCCTGCCGCCACCCCGGATCGGCAGGTTCGACGGACTGAGCGCCTGGCGCACCGATGTGGCGATGACCGAGGCCTGCCCGTACGCCTGGCCGTGGAACGTGCTGGGCTGGCCCGGAATCAACGTGCCCGCAGGCTTCACCCCCGGCGGGCTCCCCGTCGGGGCCCAACTGCTCGGCCCCTCCCGCAGCGAGGAACGGCTCATCTCGCTCGCCGCCCAACTGGAGGCCGACCGGCGGTGGTACGAGCACCGCCCGCCCGCCGCGTCCTAA
- a CDS encoding class I SAM-dependent methyltransferase encodes MTVAEAWNGPLGQHWAAHPDRYNAMLDGFDAALFDAAAIAAGDRVVDIGCGSGLTTRMAARRAPGGRVIGVDISAPLVARAGELTDAERFPQVAYRLGDAQTCTFERGGYDLAISRGGVMFFADPVAAFTNIAGALRPGGRLAFLCPQPAGPDGEEHKALGLLASLLGRDHTTESAVATAMASLSEPERIHEVLGAAGFTDIRVTGVNADTCWGKDAADAVEFFVSRAPGLTVSDATRAAMTEALLPHESPRGVMLRAGVWVVTAHTP; translated from the coding sequence ATGACCGTCGCCGAAGCGTGGAACGGACCGCTGGGGCAGCACTGGGCCGCCCATCCGGACCGCTACAACGCCATGCTGGACGGGTTCGACGCCGCCCTGTTCGACGCGGCGGCGATCGCTGCCGGGGACCGGGTGGTGGACATCGGCTGCGGCAGCGGGCTCACGACGCGGATGGCGGCGCGGCGGGCGCCGGGCGGCCGGGTCATCGGTGTCGACATCTCGGCGCCGCTCGTCGCACGGGCCGGCGAGCTGACCGATGCCGAGCGGTTCCCGCAGGTGGCCTACCGGTTGGGCGATGCGCAGACCTGCACGTTCGAGCGCGGGGGGTACGACCTGGCGATCAGCCGGGGTGGCGTGATGTTCTTCGCCGACCCCGTCGCCGCGTTCACCAACATCGCGGGGGCGCTGCGGCCGGGCGGCCGGCTGGCGTTCCTCTGCCCGCAGCCCGCGGGGCCGGACGGGGAGGAGCACAAGGCGCTGGGCCTGCTGGCCTCGTTGCTGGGGCGGGATCACACCACCGAGAGCGCGGTGGCCACGGCGATGGCCTCGCTCTCGGAGCCGGAGCGCATCCACGAGGTCCTGGGCGCGGCGGGCTTCACGGACATCAGGGTGACGGGCGTGAACGCGGACACCTGCTGGGGGAAGGACGCGGCGGACGCGGTCGAGTTCTTCGTCTCGCGCGCCCCCGGTCTCACGGTCTCCGACGCCACACGGGCCGCGATGACCGAGGCCCTGCTGCCCCATGAATCGCCGCGCGGGGTGATGCTTCGGGCGGGCGTGTGGGTGGTGACCGCTCACACTCCTTAG
- a CDS encoding carboxymuconolactone decarboxylase family protein, with the protein MTGPFRYTSPVPPKSATGVVADVYAQMSTDFGIERAPTFVVLSASPPLLTSAWALLRESLLAGQVSRTDKEVVAAGVSLANRCPFCVDAHTVLLHATGDHRLAETIARGEQPADPAHRALLAWGKDMSTPQPFGPTAAPEHIGTALTFHFINRIVSALLTESMLPCGLQRIRAVRSAAGRSLARTVRRELVTGLSLPLLETEGEAPAWAAGTAVGTAYGALRTAAELGAGLLSDEDAAFVRASVAAWDGVTPLPLHGTHLPDRAERPGARLALLAARAPYRITDEDVAAWLVPPFTDHCLVHLVAFGAVCAMGRVEATLTLGTKEHA; encoded by the coding sequence ATGACCGGACCTTTCCGCTACACCTCACCCGTACCTCCGAAGTCGGCGACCGGAGTGGTCGCCGACGTGTACGCCCAGATGTCCACCGACTTCGGGATCGAGCGCGCCCCGACCTTCGTCGTCCTGTCCGCCTCTCCTCCGCTCCTCACCTCGGCCTGGGCGCTGCTGCGCGAGTCCCTGCTGGCCGGGCAGGTGTCCCGTACGGACAAGGAGGTGGTGGCGGCCGGGGTGTCGCTCGCCAACCGCTGCCCGTTCTGCGTGGACGCGCACACCGTGCTGCTGCACGCCACGGGCGACCACCGGCTGGCGGAGACGATCGCCCGCGGCGAGCAGCCGGCCGACCCCGCCCATCGGGCCCTGCTGGCCTGGGGGAAGGACATGAGCACACCGCAGCCGTTCGGTCCCACCGCGGCACCCGAACACATCGGGACCGCGCTCACGTTCCACTTCATCAACCGGATCGTCTCCGCGCTGCTGACCGAGAGCATGCTGCCCTGCGGTCTCCAGCGGATCCGTGCCGTACGGAGTGCGGCGGGCCGTTCCCTGGCCAGGACCGTGCGGCGCGAGTTGGTGACGGGTCTGAGCCTGCCGCTGCTCGAAACGGAGGGCGAAGCACCCGCCTGGGCGGCGGGCACCGCCGTCGGCACGGCGTACGGAGCCCTGCGCACCGCGGCGGAGCTGGGCGCCGGGCTGCTGAGTGACGAGGACGCGGCGTTCGTCCGGGCGTCGGTGGCGGCCTGGGACGGCGTCACGCCGCTCCCCCTGCACGGAACCCATCTGCCGGACCGGGCCGAGCGCCCGGGTGCCCGGCTGGCGCTGCTCGCGGCACGCGCGCCGTACCGGATCACGGACGAGGACGTGGCCGCCTGGCTCGTACCGCCGTTCACCGATCACTGCCTGGTCCATCTGGTCGCGTTCGGTGCGGTCTGCGCCATGGGGCGCGTCGAGGCCACGCTCACCCTGGGGACGAAGGAGCACGCATGA